One stretch of Tenrec ecaudatus isolate mTenEca1 chromosome 18, mTenEca1.hap1, whole genome shotgun sequence DNA includes these proteins:
- the LOC142431988 gene encoding large ribosomal subunit protein eL29-like has product MAKSKNHTTHNQSRKWHRNGIKKPRSQRYESLKGVDPKFLRNMRFAKKHNKKGLKKMQANNTKAAAARAEAIKDLVKPTEVKAKIPMGVNRKLSRLAYIAHPKLGKRARARIAKGLRLCQPKAKAQSKADAPAKATTPAQAPKGPQVPTK; this is encoded by the coding sequence ATGGCCAAATCCAAGAACCACACCACGCACAACCAATCCCggaaatggcacagaaacggCATCAAAAAACCCAGGTCACAACGATACGAATCTCTTAAGGGGGTGGACCCCAAGTTCCTGAGGAACATGCGCTTCGCCAAGAAGCACAacaagaagggcctgaagaaaatgcaggccaaCAACACCAAGGCTGCGGCTGCTCGCGCTGAGGCTATCAaggatcttgtgaagcccacagaggtcaagGCCAAGATCCCAATGGGCGTCAACCGCAAGCTCAGCCGACTGGCCTACATTGCCCACCCCAAGCTTGGCAAGCGGGCTCGGGCACGTATTGCCAAGGGTCTGAGGCTCTGTCAGCCCAAGGCCAAGGCACAAAGCAAGGCTGATGCTCCAGCCAAGGCCACGACTCCAGCTCAAGCTCCCAAAGGCCCCCAAGTTCCCACAAAGTAG